The Archangium primigenium genomic interval CCACCACCTCGGGCAGGGCCGTGGCGCGCGCGGCCACCACCGGGGTGCCACACGCCATGGCCTCCAGCGCGGGCAGCCCGAAGCCCTCGTAGCGCGAGGGCAAGAGCAGGGCCGTGGCGGCGCCGTAGAGCCGGGGCATGTCGTCCTCGGGCATGTCGGTGAGCTCGCGCGTGCCCTCGGGGAAGCCCAGCTCCCAGGCGGCGCGCTCGCCCGCGAGCAGCACCAGGGGCTCGGGCAGGCTCTCCGCCACGTCCGCGAGCAGGCCCAGGTTCTTGAAGGGCTTGGTGTTGCCCACCGCGAGCAGGTAGCGCGGCGGCAGCCGGTGGCGCTCGCGGAAGTCCTTGAGCTCGGAGGCCGTCTGCGGCTGGTAGCGCGCGTCCACGCCGTTGGGGATGACCTGGAGGCGGTAGGGCGACAGGCCCAGCTCGCGCGCCAGCTCGTCCCGCGAGAAGTCCGACACGGTGATGAGCGCCCGGGCCGTCTTCGCGCGCGGGCCCACGATGAGCCGGTAGTAGACGCGGTGGCTCGCGCCGTACTCCTCGGCGAGCACCAGGTGGTTGGCGTCGTGCAGCGTGGCGACGAGGCGCCCCGGCCACAGCGCGGGCACGGAGAAGGACGTGGCGTGGAAGAGGTCCGGCGCGAGCCGCACGAGCGACGCGGTGAGCGCGGGCTGCTCCAGCGGCGACAGGAAGCCCGCCCGGCAGGCGTGCAGGGGGATGCGCGGGGTGAGCGCGCCCAGGCCCGCGGGCAGGCCCTCGGGACCGATGAGCCCGGAGAAGCGCAGGTCCGGCGCGAGCGCGGGCAGCCGACACGCCAGTTCCAGCGCGTACCGGGCGATGCCGTGCAGCCGGCCCCGCACCATGCGCAAGTCGATGAGGACGTTCGCCACGGCCCAGGCACTACCACACGCCGGGGGCAGGGGGTGATACAAGGCGCGCCCGTGAAGGTCGCCCTCGTCCATGACTGGCTCGTCACGCAACGCGGGGGAGAGCACGTGCTCGAAGCCCTGTGCGAGCTCTTCCCCCAGGCGGACATCCACACCCTCGTGCACCGCCCTGGCGCCGTGCACCCGCGCATCGAAGCCCGGCCCATCCACACGTCCGTGCTCCAGCACGTGCCGCGCATCCACACGCTCTACCGGCACTTCCTGCCCGTGCTGCCCCAGGTCATCGAGTCCATGCGCCTGGCGGACGACTACGACTTGGTCATCTCCTCCAGCCACTGCGTGGCCAAGGGCATTCGCAAGCCGCCCCGCGCCCGGCACCTGTCCTACGTGCACGCGCCCATGCGCTACATGTGGGACCTGTTCGACGACTACTTCGGCCCGGGCCGGGCGTCGCTGCCCGTGCGGGCGGCGGCGCACGCGGTGCGGCCCCTGCTCCAGAAGTGGGACCGCGAGAGCACCGCGGGCGTGGATCGGGTGCTCGTCAACAGCCAGCACATCGCCCGGAAGGTGAAGCGCTTCTGGGGCCGGGACGCCACCGTGGTGTACCCGCCCGTGGCCCTGGAGCGCTTCTGCCAGCACCCGCTCACGGGGCTCGGGCAGGGCGGCTACTACCTGTGGCTGGGCGCCTTCGCCCCCTACAAGCGGCTGGACATCGCGCTCGGGGCCTTCCGCGGGCTCGACGCGCCCCTGTGGGTGGTGGGCACCGGCCAGGAGGCCGCGAAGCTCACCTCGGGCGCCTTGCCCCCGCACATCCGCTTCCTCGGCCCGGTGGCGAACGACGCGCTCGCGGGCCTGTACCGCGACGCCCGGGCGCTCATCTTCACCCCCGAGGAGGACTTCGGCATCGTCCCCCTGGAGGCCCAGGCCTCCGGGCGGCCCGTCATCGCCTACGGGCGGGGTGGGGCCCTGGAGACGGTGAACCCGCGCACGGGCGTCTTCTTCGACACGCAGAGCCCCGAGTCCCTGGCGGACGCCGTGCGCCGCTTCGAGGCCTGGGAGCCCACCTTCCAGCCCGCCGACGCGCGGGCCCAGGCCGAGCGCTTCAGCCGCGCCGCCTTCCAGCGCGCCATCCAGGCCGAGGTGGACGCGCTCATGGGAACGCACGCCGCACCCTGACACGGCTGTCACGGACGCCACACTTCCGTGAAGGGACGGGCCCGGGAGGCGGGGCGCCGTCGGGGCTCCAACGGGGCGGGGGCGGGGGGCAACCCCTTGGATTCCGGGCGCTTCCCATGTTACGAGCCGCCTCGGCCCAGGGGGTGTCCGTCCGCGGACAGTCCCGGCTCCGAGGTGCGCCCCTTGCAAGGGGTGGGCGCGCGGTGTGCGGGTCAGGCCCAAGGAGTTCCACGTGTTCAGCCGGTTCCAGCGCTTCTACACGTCCATCAAGATCGCGACCGACGTGGTGATGCTGACGGGGGCGTTCGCGCTCGCGTA includes:
- a CDS encoding glycosyltransferase family 4 protein; the protein is MVRGRLHGIARYALELACRLPALAPDLRFSGLIGPEGLPAGLGALTPRIPLHACRAGFLSPLEQPALTASLVRLAPDLFHATSFSVPALWPGRLVATLHDANHLVLAEEYGASHRVYYRLIVGPRAKTARALITVSDFSRDELARELGLSPYRLQVIPNGVDARYQPQTASELKDFRERHRLPPRYLLAVGNTKPFKNLGLLADVAESLPEPLVLLAGERAAWELGFPEGTRELTDMPEDDMPRLYGAATALLLPSRYEGFGLPALEAMACGTPVVAARATALPEVVGEAALLVPPEDPAAWKDAAQRLVRDDGLRRSLGQKGRERASLFTWDDCARRTLATYRRALDAR
- a CDS encoding glycosyltransferase, translated to MKVALVHDWLVTQRGGEHVLEALCELFPQADIHTLVHRPGAVHPRIEARPIHTSVLQHVPRIHTLYRHFLPVLPQVIESMRLADDYDLVISSSHCVAKGIRKPPRARHLSYVHAPMRYMWDLFDDYFGPGRASLPVRAAAHAVRPLLQKWDRESTAGVDRVLVNSQHIARKVKRFWGRDATVVYPPVALERFCQHPLTGLGQGGYYLWLGAFAPYKRLDIALGAFRGLDAPLWVVGTGQEAAKLTSGALPPHIRFLGPVANDALAGLYRDARALIFTPEEDFGIVPLEAQASGRPVIAYGRGGALETVNPRTGVFFDTQSPESLADAVRRFEAWEPTFQPADARAQAERFSRAAFQRAIQAEVDALMGTHAAP